In Streptomyces sp. P3, one DNA window encodes the following:
- a CDS encoding response regulator transcription factor, translating into MRVLVVEDEQLLADAVATGLRREAMAVDVVYDGAAALERIGVNDYDVVVLDRDLPLVHGDDVCRRIVELGMPTRVLMLTASGDVSDRVEGLEIGADDYLPKPFAFSELIARVRALGRRTSVPLPPVLERAGIKLDPNRREVFRDGKEVQLAPKEFAVLEVLMRSEGAVVSAEQLLEKAWDENTDPFTNVVRVTVMTLRRKLGEPPVIVTVPGSGYRI; encoded by the coding sequence GTGCGCGTACTCGTCGTCGAGGACGAGCAGCTGCTCGCCGATGCGGTGGCCACCGGACTGCGCCGGGAGGCCATGGCCGTCGACGTCGTGTACGACGGTGCGGCCGCCCTGGAGCGCATCGGCGTCAACGACTACGACGTGGTCGTCCTCGACCGGGACCTCCCCCTCGTGCACGGCGACGACGTCTGCCGCAGGATCGTCGAACTCGGCATGCCCACGCGGGTGCTGATGCTCACGGCCTCCGGCGACGTCAGCGACCGTGTCGAGGGACTGGAGATCGGCGCCGACGACTACCTTCCCAAGCCCTTCGCCTTCAGTGAGCTGATCGCGCGCGTGCGCGCCCTCGGCCGGCGCACCAGCGTGCCGCTGCCGCCCGTCCTGGAGCGGGCCGGGATCAAGCTGGACCCCAACCGCCGCGAGGTCTTCCGCGACGGCAAGGAGGTCCAGCTCGCGCCCAAGGAGTTCGCCGTGCTCGAAGTGCTGATGCGCAGCGAGGGGGCGGTGGTGTCCGCGGAGCAGCTGCTCGAGAAGGCCTGGGACGAGAACACCGACCCGTTCACCAACGTCGTGCGCGTGACCGTCATGACGCTGCGCCGCAAGCTGGGCGAACCTCCGGTGATCGTCACCGTCCCCGGCTCCGGCTACCGGATCTGA
- a CDS encoding HAMP domain-containing sensor histidine kinase yields the protein MATTPTSVQAPPKPTWDPRSPQTPFPWLRPTIRIRLTLLYGGMFLIAGIVLLSIIYLLAAQALHEGGGGQSLQVRGVSLDVTSASCPAVNSAPDAEINAVLKQCDAIQRQRALDDLLSRSLLALLGLAVIAFAFGYAMAGRVLSPLGRITRTARAVAGSDLSRRIELDGPDDELKELADTFDDMLERLQRAFTAQQRFVGNASHELRTPLAINRTLLEVHLSDPGAPPELQQLGKTLLATNERSEQLVEGLLLLARSDNQIVERKPVDLAEVAEQAVDQVHGEAAAKGVLIRGEQKPAVVQGNGVLLERIALNLVQNAVRYNVPEGGWVEVTTEIQHGQAVLVVSNTGPVVPAYEIDNLFEPFRRLRTERTGSDKGVGLGLSIVRSVARAHGGHIAAQPREGGGLVMRVTLPV from the coding sequence ATGGCCACGACCCCCACGTCCGTGCAGGCGCCCCCCAAGCCCACCTGGGACCCCAGGAGCCCGCAGACCCCCTTCCCGTGGCTGCGGCCCACCATCCGCATACGTCTCACACTGCTGTACGGCGGCATGTTCCTGATCGCCGGCATCGTGCTGCTGTCGATCATCTACCTGCTGGCCGCGCAGGCCCTCCACGAGGGCGGCGGCGGTCAGTCCCTCCAGGTGCGCGGGGTCAGTCTGGACGTGACCAGCGCGTCCTGTCCCGCGGTGAACAGCGCGCCCGACGCCGAGATCAACGCGGTGCTCAAACAGTGCGACGCCATCCAGCGGCAGCGCGCTCTGGACGACCTCCTCAGCCGCTCCCTGCTGGCTCTCCTCGGCCTCGCCGTCATCGCCTTCGCCTTCGGCTACGCGATGGCCGGACGCGTCCTGTCCCCGCTGGGCCGGATCACGCGCACCGCGCGCGCGGTGGCGGGCTCCGACCTGTCCCGGCGGATCGAGCTGGACGGACCGGACGACGAGCTGAAGGAGCTGGCCGACACCTTCGACGACATGCTGGAGCGACTGCAGCGGGCGTTCACCGCCCAGCAGCGCTTCGTGGGCAATGCCTCGCACGAGCTGCGCACGCCGCTCGCGATCAACCGCACCCTGCTGGAGGTGCACCTCTCCGACCCCGGGGCGCCGCCGGAGCTGCAGCAGCTGGGCAAGACGCTGCTGGCCACCAACGAACGCAGCGAACAACTGGTCGAGGGGCTGCTGCTGCTCGCCCGCAGCGACAACCAGATCGTCGAGCGCAAGCCGGTCGACCTGGCCGAGGTGGCCGAGCAGGCCGTCGACCAGGTGCACGGGGAGGCGGCGGCCAAGGGCGTGCTGATCCGCGGGGAGCAGAAACCCGCGGTCGTCCAGGGCAACGGCGTACTGCTGGAGAGGATCGCCCTGAACCTCGTCCAGAACGCGGTGCGGTACAACGTTCCCGAGGGCGGCTGGGTCGAGGTGACCACCGAGATCCAGCACGGCCAGGCGGTGCTCGTCGTGTCGAACACCGGACCGGTCGTGCCGGCGTACGAGATCGACAATCTGTTCGAGCCATTTCGCCGGTTGCGTACCGAGCGGACGGGTAGCGACAAGGGGGTCGGGCTCGGTCTGTCCATCGTGCGGTCCGTGGCCCGGGCGCACGGCGGCCACATCGCGGCTCAGCCTCGCGAGGGGGGAGGTCTTGTGATGCGGGTCACATTGCCCGTCTGA